Proteins encoded by one window of Mycolicibacterium cosmeticum:
- a CDS encoding ANTAR domain-containing response regulator — protein sequence MTDAPAPRRVLVAEDEALIRLDLAEMLREEGYEVVGQAGDGQEAVDLAESLKPDLVIMDVKMPRRDGIDAASEIAAKRIAPIVILTAFSQRELVERARDAGAMAYLVKPFSITDLIPAIEVAVSRFSEISALESEVANLSDRLETRKLVERAKGLLQANQGMTEPEAFKWIQRAAMDRRTTMKRVAEVVLETLDTPGGESSSA from the coding sequence ATGACCGACGCTCCCGCCCCACGCCGCGTCCTCGTCGCCGAGGACGAAGCCTTGATCCGACTCGACCTGGCCGAAATGCTGCGTGAGGAAGGCTATGAGGTCGTCGGGCAGGCCGGGGACGGCCAGGAAGCGGTGGATCTGGCCGAAAGCCTCAAGCCCGACCTGGTGATCATGGACGTCAAGATGCCGCGCCGCGACGGTATCGACGCCGCCTCCGAGATCGCCGCCAAGCGCATCGCGCCCATCGTGATCCTGACCGCCTTCTCGCAGCGCGAACTGGTCGAGCGGGCCCGCGACGCCGGCGCCATGGCCTATCTGGTCAAACCGTTCTCCATCACCGATCTGATCCCGGCCATCGAGGTCGCGGTCAGCCGGTTCAGTGAGATCAGTGCGCTGGAGAGCGAGGTCGCCAACCTGTCGGACCGCTTGGAGACGCGCAAGCTGGTCGAACGGGCCAAGGGTTTGCTGCAGGCCAACCAGGGGATGACCGAGCCCGAAGCGTTCAAGTGGATCCAGCGGGCGGCGATGGATCGGCGCACCACCATGAAGCGGGTTGCCGAGGTGGTGCTGGAAACCCTCGACACGCCCGGCGGCGAATCCTCGTCTGCCTGA
- a CDS encoding cellulase family glycosylhydrolase encodes MTTAAIVAATGSHFVMPEVQHTATYNVQNTAAIDDSPSTVGISEGSDFYIAINNALAAPDADPVAILAEVNARLQQMQDLGVENVRLLVPWAGVQPVDPALGSPAGDPNWGALDLIVNAAHDKGMGILGVLNSTPWWATESTPINGQPADFNEFADFAKQVALRYGEKIGAYEVWNEPNAAFFWNPVDPVDYTNMLKVTYTKLKEASTELGVDITVIGAVVGAGLTRGDLSMNPVDFVQAMYNAGANGYFDALSFHPYKYDLKFSEGDTVPWYTDTPLYQAQQLRALMDSYLAPGQEQLKMWISEYGLPTNVVSEEQQRDYIVDFLKYWQSFAGAGPVFLYTTQGTANPGEDTYNDQAHFGLYNADGSPKAIALILKDLIKSLQPETPTNPVSSLLQMLGQLISNVLAFVPNLISAVVTSVVNVVKQLVSAIGGLLGGQTVTTTALSAARAGTSIDAAIAEDVAQDAAVDETAAAADEKTKGKTEGVSAETQAAEGTVTEEPVVTEPVVTEAVAEPVVTDPAVTEPVVTEPAVTQPVVTEPAVTEPVVTEPVVTEPEKPAATEESSTSTESTEPEPTKPEATKPETTTPETKPETSTPETKPEASSPEATKPDTTKPDTTKPDTAKPDTTKPDTKPDTSSVKSGHGTTAQTAPKPSISDKPRHGGTSTPAATTPSQRENDTAKSGAASSGAGGSE; translated from the coding sequence TTGACCACCGCAGCCATTGTTGCGGCGACCGGCAGCCATTTCGTCATGCCCGAGGTCCAGCACACGGCGACCTATAACGTGCAGAACACGGCCGCGATCGACGACTCCCCGTCGACGGTGGGGATTTCCGAGGGCTCGGACTTCTATATCGCGATCAACAACGCCCTCGCCGCGCCGGACGCCGACCCGGTGGCGATCCTTGCCGAGGTGAACGCTCGCCTCCAGCAGATGCAGGACCTGGGTGTCGAGAACGTCCGGCTGCTGGTGCCGTGGGCCGGCGTGCAGCCGGTGGATCCGGCGCTCGGCTCACCCGCGGGCGACCCGAATTGGGGCGCCCTCGATCTGATCGTCAACGCCGCCCACGACAAGGGCATGGGCATTCTCGGTGTGCTCAACTCGACGCCGTGGTGGGCTACGGAATCGACTCCCATCAACGGTCAGCCGGCCGACTTCAACGAATTCGCCGACTTCGCCAAACAGGTGGCTCTGCGCTACGGAGAGAAGATCGGCGCCTACGAGGTCTGGAACGAGCCGAATGCGGCGTTTTTCTGGAACCCGGTCGATCCGGTCGACTACACCAACATGTTGAAGGTCACCTATACCAAGCTCAAAGAGGCGTCCACTGAGCTCGGAGTGGATATCACGGTGATCGGTGCCGTCGTCGGCGCGGGGTTGACCAGGGGCGACTTGTCGATGAATCCGGTTGACTTCGTCCAGGCCATGTACAACGCCGGCGCCAACGGCTATTTCGACGCGCTTTCGTTCCACCCCTACAAGTACGACCTGAAATTCTCCGAGGGCGACACCGTGCCTTGGTACACCGACACACCGCTCTACCAGGCCCAGCAACTACGCGCTTTGATGGATTCCTATCTCGCGCCTGGTCAAGAGCAACTCAAGATGTGGATAAGCGAGTACGGACTGCCGACCAATGTGGTGTCCGAAGAACAGCAGCGCGATTACATCGTCGATTTTCTCAAATACTGGCAATCCTTCGCGGGTGCCGGGCCGGTGTTCCTCTACACCACCCAGGGCACGGCCAACCCTGGTGAAGACACCTACAACGACCAAGCGCATTTCGGGCTCTACAACGCCGATGGGTCGCCCAAGGCGATAGCGCTCATTCTCAAAGACTTGATCAAGTCTCTTCAACCGGAAACCCCGACGAATCCGGTGTCGTCCTTGCTGCAGATGCTCGGTCAGCTCATCAGTAATGTGCTGGCATTCGTCCCGAACCTCATCAGCGCGGTCGTGACCTCGGTGGTGAACGTCGTCAAACAGCTGGTCAGCGCCATCGGCGGGCTGCTGGGCGGTCAGACCGTGACGACGACCGCGCTGAGCGCGGCGCGGGCGGGCACCTCGATCGACGCGGCGATTGCCGAGGACGTCGCACAGGATGCGGCGGTGGACGAGACGGCCGCCGCTGCCGATGAAAAGACCAAGGGCAAGACCGAGGGGGTGAGCGCCGAGACGCAAGCCGCTGAGGGCACCGTCACCGAGGAGCCTGTCGTTACCGAGCCGGTGGTGACCGAGGCGGTCGCGGAGCCGGTGGTGACCGATCCCGCCGTGACGGAGCCGGTGGTGACGGAACCTGCTGTCACGCAGCCGGTGGTGACGGAACCTGCTGTCACGGAGCCCGTCGTGACCGAGCCTGTGGTGACCGAACCTGAAAAGCCCGCTGCCACCGAGGAATCCAGCACATCAACCGAATCCACCGAGCCCGAGCCCACGAAGCCGGAAGCCACGAAGCCCGAGACGACGACTCCCGAGACGAAACCGGAAACCTCGACGCCCGAGACGAAGCCGGAGGCGTCGAGTCCCGAGGCAACCAAGCCCGACACGACGAAACCCGACACGACCAAGCCGGACACGGCGAAACCCGACACGACGAAGCCGGACACCAAGCCGGATACCTCGTCGGTGAAGTCAGGCCATGGGACCACCGCGCAGACGGCTCCGAAGCCGAGTATCAGCGACAAGCCGCGTCATGGCGGAACGTCGACCCCGGCCGCGACCACCCCATCGCAGCGGGAGAACGATACGGCGAAGTCGGGTGCGGCATCGTCGGGAGCCGGCGGCTCCGAATAA